The nucleotide sequence CGTCACTTGCAAAAGAAGCGGATCTCCATATTGATGCAGCCGGAAAAGATTGGACACTCGTTCCGGGATTTATCGACGTCCACATCCACGGTGCGGCAGGTTTTGATGCTATGGACGCGACGCCGGAAGCGCTGAGCGGCATGGCGAGCGCTTTGCCAAAAGAAGGCACGACAAGCTTTTTGGCGACGACAATGACCCAATCCGATGAAGCTGTATCGCAAGCGCTTCAAAATGCAAGCGGATTTGAATCAGGTGATGGCCAGGCCGAAATGGTGGGCATCCACCTGGAAGGTCCGTTCATTTCGAAAAAGCAGCCGGGTGCACAGCCGGTGGAACACATCATTCCGCCATCGACTGAACTGTTTCAGAAATGGCAGAGCCTGAGCGGCGACCGCATCAAGCTCGTGACGATGGCGCCGGAAACAGAAGGCGGCTATGGCTTTGTCGACGAAGTGACGTCCACCGGTGTGATTGCTTCCATTGGCCATTCAGACGGCACCTGGGAAGAAATGCAGCATGCCATTTCGGTTGGCGCAAGCCATGTGACGCATCTCTACAACCAGATGAGTGCATTCCATCACCGGGAACCGGGCGTCGTAGGAACGGCTTTGGTGGACAAACGCTTGTCGGTAGAAATCATTGCGGACTTTATTCACAGCCATCCGAAGTCGGTAGAGCTGGCGTTCCGCCAAATTGGGGCTGATCGCCTCGTCTTGATCACCGACGCTATGCGGGCAAAAGGGCTTAAGCCGGGTACGTATGATTTGGGCGGGCAAGATGTATTCGTTACTGAAAACGGCGCGCGGCTGGAAAGCGGCGCTCTCGCCGGGAGCATTCTGACGATGGATGAAGCGATGAAAAACGTGCAATCGTGCACAGACTGTTCGATTTCGGAACTGGTTGCCGTCACTTCTTACAACGCAGCAAAAAAATTGGGCTTATCCCATAAAGGAAGCATCGAAAGAGGCAAAGACGCCGACTTGGTCATTCTTGATGAACATTTGGATGTGCAGCTGACAATTTGCCGCGGCACCATTGCGTATAAGAAGGAGGGGCTGGCATGAATGTGATTGTGGTGGAAAACTACGATGAAATGAGCCTGCGCGCTGCAGAAATCGTGGAACAGCAAGTTTTGAAAAATGCAAAATCGATTCTCGGACTAGCTACCGGTTCCACTCCGCTCGGCCTTTATGGCAAAATGGTTGAGGGGTTTAAAAACCGTGGCGTTTCCTATGAGCAGATCAAGACCGTCAATCTCGACGAATACCAAGGACTGAATCGCAACCATCCGAACAGCTACCATAGTTTCATGTACGAAAATTTATTCAAACACATCAACATTCAGATGCGCAATACCTATCTTCCGGATGGGCAAGCCCGCTCGGTGGAAGAGGAATGCGTTCGCTACGAGGCGCTGATTGACCGGATCGGCCCGGTGCATTTGCAGATTCTCGGAATGGGGACGAATGGCCATATCGGATTCAACGAACCGGGTACCCCTGAAGACAGTTTGACGCATTGCGTCGAACTCGATGAATCCACACGCAAAAACAATGCCCGCTTTTTTGAATCACAGGAAGCCGTGCCGACGCATGCAATAACGATGGGAATCACTTCGATTTTAAAAAGTGACCGCATTTTGTTGCTGGCATCCGGGAAGAAAAAAGCCCCAGCCGTCAAAAAGCTGATGGAACAGCAAGTAAGCGAAGATTTTCCGGCTTCGTTTTTATGGAACCATGACGATGTGACACTTATTGCAGACCGGGATGCCTATCAATTGGTGGAACCAGAAAGGCAGTGATCGCGGTGCTCGATAAACAATCCCATATCCCGATGTATGTCCAAATCGAAGAAGAGCTGAAGCGCCGGATTAAAGACGGCGAAGTGGCGGTGGGGACAGCGATTCCGTCAGAACGGGAATTGACCGAGCAGTTTGGCGTCAGCCGCATGACCGTCCGCCAGTCCATCACCAATCTGGTGAATGAAGGTTTGCTGTACCGGGAAAAAGGGCGCGGCACCTTTGTCGCTTCGCAGAAAGTCGAACAGCCCCTGAACGGCTTGACGAGCTTTACGGAAGATATGAAAGCCCGCGGGCTGACGCCAAGCAACAAAGTCATCCAGTTTGAAAAAATGCTGCCGGAGCCAGACATTTCCGCAGAGCTTCAGCTGAAGCCAAGCGAGGAAGTGTTCAAGGTTGAACGGATCCGCTACGCCAATGAAAAGCCGATGGCGCTCGAACGGACGTATTTGCCGGCCAAACTGTTTCCAGGCCTTGACGAACAGGCATTGGACGGTTCGCTGTATTCGCTCATTGAGTCGGGCCAGCAGTCCATCAGCCATGCTTCCCAGCGCATGGAAGCGGCACTTGTCCGCAAAGAAGAAGCGGAGCTGCTTCAAATCGCCATGCCGTCCGCCATTCTGATTATTGAACGGATTTCTTATTTAACAAACGGCACGCCGTTTGAAGTGGTCCGCAGCATTTACCGTGCGGACCGGTACAAATTCGTCACCGAAATTCAACGCTAAAAACAAACCCAAAGGAGAACTGAAAAACATGATTGAAAAAAACTATACTATTACAAGCGATGAGGGCCTTCACGCCCGTCCGGCTTCACGCCTAGTACAGACCGTTACACCATTCTCAGCCGATGTGAAATTGGAGTTTAAAGACAAGCAAGTAAACATGAAATCCATCATGGGCGTCATGTCGCTTGGCATTTCAAAAGGCAAAGAAATCAAAATCATTGCAGATGGCAAAGACGAAGAAAAACTGATGGCTGCAGTGGATGAACTCATTGTAGGCGAAGGCCTCGGAGCGTAAACATTCTTTGAAGACAGGAGCGGATGAGGCATGCTGAAGGCCTATTTTAAAGAAGCACGCGAAAGGCTGCGGCTAGTCGAGGAACAGGAAGCTGAAGCGATGGCCGAAGCGGCAGGGAAAGTCGCGGCAGCCATACAGAACGGCGGCATTGTTCAGCTGTTCGGCTGCGGCCATTCCCATATCCTGACCGAAGAAGTGTTTTACCGGGCTGGCGGGCTCGTTCCGGTCAAGCCGATTTTCATCGAGCCACTGATGCTTCATGAAGGAGCGGTCCGTTCTTCGCAGCTTGAGCGGCAAAACGACTATGCCGAAGAAGTGCTGCGGGAGCAGGATTTCCGCCCGGAAGACGTGGTATTTGTCTTGTCTACTTCCGGACGCAATCCCGTGCCGATCGATTTCGCATTGGCGGCCCGTGAAGCGGGCGCATTCACTATTGGATTGACGTCGCTGGAATACGCCAACAGCCAAACATCGCGGCATCGGAGCGGTAAACATCTGCACGATGCTGTGGATCTCGCCATCAATAACCATTCCGTGATCGGCGATGCCGTACTCCAGGCAGAAAACGTCCAAGTGCCTTTTGGTCCGACTTCGACTGTCGTAGGCGCCACAATCCTGAACGCCATATTCGCTGAAGCGATCCAGCTAATGGCCGACAACGGTTTCGAGCCGCCGGTTTTCCTCAGCGGCAATATCGACGGCGCCGACAGCCACAACAACCGCTTGATTGAAAAATACAAAGAGCGCATTGCGGCGTTGGCATGAGAAGCAGCAGATTCCAAGCACCTACTTGGAATCTGTTTTTTTTTGCTTTTCGCTTAAAAAAGGTGCAGTGCGAATAAATTTTCACAAGCGGCAATAAACCCGGTTGTGCTACTATATAAAGTAAATCTAAGGGGGAATTGGCATGTTTATACATAAAATTGACGATGAGCTGGCGTTGAAACTTCCGGAACTGAAAGACGCAGAGCGGATTTTCGAATTGACAGACAGCTCGCGTGAGTATTTGAAAGAATGGCTTCCGTGGGTGGACTTCACCGCGAAAGTAGAAGACACGCAGGATTTTATTAAAGCAGGCAGAAGCAATTTCGCAGAAGGCAAAACTTTGAACGCCGCTATTTTGTTTGAAGGGGAAATAGTGGGGATGGGCGGTTTCAACAGCATTATCCAAGCGAACAAAGCAGCGTCGATCGGCTATTGGCTCGCGCCGCAATATCAAGGGCATGGCATCATGACGCGTGTCGTAAAAGCGTTTACCGAACATGCATTTGACGAGTTGAAGCTGAATAGAGTGGAAATTCGTGCCGCTGTCGGCAACCAGAAAAGCCGCAGTATCCCAGAGCGCCTGGGCTACGTGGAAGAAGGCACCATCCGCCAGGCAGAATGGCTGTACGACCATTACGTTGACCACACGGTTTACGGCATGCTGGCAGAAGATTGGCACAATCGAATAAAAAACACCCAGCAATAAGCTGGATGTTGGAAGTTAAGAACCGCGTTTGAGTTTTCCAATGGTCTTCTGGAATTTGCCTTTGGTCTTGTCAAACTTGCCTTCATTCTGCAGGCGCGGATTGTCTGTGGCATTGCCGACTTGATCTTTGACTTCACCTTTTGTCCGGCTGACGACGCTTTTCAGTTTGTCTGAGAACCCTTTGTCACGGGCCATTTTAGACGCCTCCTATTGAAGTTTCTTACTCTTTGTATAGCACCAGAACGGAAATTTTAAACTTTTTCCGGTACAATAGAGAGAAAGTTTAATTGGAAGGAGGGACGGCATGGAAAAACGAGACCCGAGACAGATTCTTGAACAGAAAATGCGGGAGACCCGCCCGAAATGGACGCGGAACCAGACGCCGAGCCCGAAGAAATACAAACCGAGCATGGAATTGGTGGAAAATTACGTCGTCCTGGATTTTGAAACAACCGGCCTACGGGCAGGAAGCGATAAAATCATCCAGATTGGGGCCGTAAAATACATCGGGCACAACCGGGAAGACACGATGTATTTGCTGATCAATCCGGAACAATACATTTCTCCGACCATTACGCGCATCACCGGCATTAAAAACCAAGACGTCCAGGATGCGCCGACAATTGACGAAGTGGCGCACGACTTGATCGAGTTTATCGAGGGACTGCCGCTAGTGGCACATAACGCACCGTTTGATATGGGCTTTTTGTACGCCCTCGACAAAATCACGCCGATTCCGGAGTACACGGTCATCGATACGGTGAAACTGGCGCGGAAAGTCATCCGCGAAA is from Planococcus liqunii and encodes:
- a CDS encoding GNAT family N-acetyltransferase, which encodes MFIHKIDDELALKLPELKDAERIFELTDSSREYLKEWLPWVDFTAKVEDTQDFIKAGRSNFAEGKTLNAAILFEGEIVGMGGFNSIIQANKAASIGYWLAPQYQGHGIMTRVVKAFTEHAFDELKLNRVEIRAAVGNQKSRSIPERLGYVEEGTIRQAEWLYDHYVDHTVYGMLAEDWHNRIKNTQQ
- a CDS encoding GntR family transcriptional regulator, with protein sequence MLDKQSHIPMYVQIEEELKRRIKDGEVAVGTAIPSERELTEQFGVSRMTVRQSITNLVNEGLLYREKGRGTFVASQKVEQPLNGLTSFTEDMKARGLTPSNKVIQFEKMLPEPDISAELQLKPSEEVFKVERIRYANEKPMALERTYLPAKLFPGLDEQALDGSLYSLIESGQQSISHASQRMEAALVRKEEAELLQIAMPSAILIIERISYLTNGTPFEVVRSIYRADRYKFVTEIQR
- the nagB gene encoding glucosamine-6-phosphate deaminase; the encoded protein is MNVIVVENYDEMSLRAAEIVEQQVLKNAKSILGLATGSTPLGLYGKMVEGFKNRGVSYEQIKTVNLDEYQGLNRNHPNSYHSFMYENLFKHINIQMRNTYLPDGQARSVEEECVRYEALIDRIGPVHLQILGMGTNGHIGFNEPGTPEDSLTHCVELDESTRKNNARFFESQEAVPTHAITMGITSILKSDRILLLASGKKKAPAVKKLMEQQVSEDFPASFLWNHDDVTLIADRDAYQLVEPERQ
- the nagA gene encoding N-acetylglucosamine-6-phosphate deacetylase, encoding MKKTILISSIHIADAKNEPFLGDVYLEDGKIAAIAPSLAKEADLHIDAAGKDWTLVPGFIDVHIHGAAGFDAMDATPEALSGMASALPKEGTTSFLATTMTQSDEAVSQALQNASGFESGDGQAEMVGIHLEGPFISKKQPGAQPVEHIIPPSTELFQKWQSLSGDRIKLVTMAPETEGGYGFVDEVTSTGVIASIGHSDGTWEEMQHAISVGASHVTHLYNQMSAFHHREPGVVGTALVDKRLSVEIIADFIHSHPKSVELAFRQIGADRLVLITDAMRAKGLKPGTYDLGGQDVFVTENGARLESGALAGSILTMDEAMKNVQSCTDCSISELVAVTSYNAAKKLGLSHKGSIERGKDADLVILDEHLDVQLTICRGTIAYKKEGLA
- a CDS encoding CsbD family protein, which codes for MARDKGFSDKLKSVVSRTKGEVKDQVGNATDNPRLQNEGKFDKTKGKFQKTIGKLKRGS
- a CDS encoding SIS domain-containing protein, with product MLKAYFKEARERLRLVEEQEAEAMAEAAGKVAAAIQNGGIVQLFGCGHSHILTEEVFYRAGGLVPVKPIFIEPLMLHEGAVRSSQLERQNDYAEEVLREQDFRPEDVVFVLSTSGRNPVPIDFALAAREAGAFTIGLTSLEYANSQTSRHRSGKHLHDAVDLAINNHSVIGDAVLQAENVQVPFGPTSTVVGATILNAIFAEAIQLMADNGFEPPVFLSGNIDGADSHNNRLIEKYKERIAALA
- a CDS encoding 3'-5' exonuclease; translation: MEKRDPRQILEQKMRETRPKWTRNQTPSPKKYKPSMELVENYVVLDFETTGLRAGSDKIIQIGAVKYIGHNREDTMYLLINPEQYISPTITRITGIKNQDVQDAPTIDEVAHDLIEFIEGLPLVAHNAPFDMGFLYALDKITPIPEYTVIDTVKLARKVIRETPNHKLGTLAQYLQLEHNAHDALGDCLVTAEIYQYCISRMKR
- a CDS encoding phosphocarrier protein HPr, whose product is MIEKNYTITSDEGLHARPASRLVQTVTPFSADVKLEFKDKQVNMKSIMGVMSLGISKGKEIKIIADGKDEEKLMAAVDELIVGEGLGA